A stretch of Pseudomonas taetrolens DNA encodes these proteins:
- a CDS encoding sigma-54-dependent transcriptional regulator: MRIKVHCQNRIGILRDILNLLVAYGINVKRGEVGGDQGNAIYLYCPNLINLQFQALRPKFETIAGVFGVKRVGLMPSERRHMELNALLGALEFPVLSIDMGGCIVAANRAAAQLLGVRVDEVPGIALSRYAEDFDLPELVRANKSRINGLRVKVKGHVYLADIAPLQLEHDESEAMAGAVLTLHRADRVGEQIYNVRKQELRGFDSIFQSSKVMAAVVREARRMAPLDAPLLIEGETGTGKELLARACHLASPRGQSPLMALNCAGLPESMAETELFGYGPGAFEGARAEGKLGLLELTAGGTLFLDGVGEMSPRLQVKLLRFLQDGCFRRVGSDEEVYLDVRVMCATQVDLSELCARGEFRQDLYHRLNVLSLHIPPLRDCLDGLEPLVEHFLDQASRQIGCPLPRLAPAAMDRLSHYHWPGNVRQLENVLFQAVSLCDGGVVKAEHIRLPDYGVRQPVGEFSLDGGLDQIVGRFEKAVLERLYSEHPSSRLLGKRLGVSHTTIANKLREYDIIKPGKES; this comes from the coding sequence ATGCGTATAAAAGTCCACTGCCAAAACCGGATTGGTATTCTCCGCGACATTCTTAATCTGTTGGTTGCCTACGGGATCAACGTGAAGCGGGGTGAGGTGGGCGGGGATCAGGGCAATGCGATTTATTTGTACTGCCCGAACTTGATCAACTTGCAGTTTCAGGCCCTGCGCCCGAAGTTTGAAACCATTGCGGGTGTATTCGGGGTCAAGCGCGTCGGCTTGATGCCGAGCGAGCGCAGGCACATGGAGCTCAATGCCTTGCTCGGGGCGTTGGAGTTTCCGGTGTTGTCCATCGATATGGGTGGCTGCATTGTTGCGGCCAACCGTGCGGCCGCGCAGTTGCTCGGGGTGCGGGTGGATGAAGTGCCGGGCATTGCCCTGTCGCGCTATGCCGAGGATTTCGACTTGCCGGAGCTGGTCCGGGCCAATAAATCCCGGATCAATGGCTTGCGGGTCAAGGTCAAGGGCCATGTGTACCTGGCAGACATTGCGCCCTTGCAACTGGAGCACGATGAAAGCGAGGCGATGGCGGGGGCTGTGCTGACGTTGCACCGTGCCGACCGCGTCGGTGAGCAAATCTACAACGTGCGCAAGCAAGAGTTGCGGGGCTTCGACAGCATTTTCCAAAGCTCGAAAGTCATGGCTGCCGTGGTACGTGAGGCTCGGCGAATGGCGCCGCTGGACGCGCCGTTACTGATAGAAGGTGAAACTGGCACCGGCAAGGAACTGCTGGCCCGGGCCTGCCATCTGGCCAGCCCGCGCGGGCAGTCGCCGTTGATGGCACTCAACTGCGCCGGCTTGCCCGAGTCGATGGCTGAAACCGAACTCTTCGGTTACGGGCCGGGGGCTTTTGAAGGGGCGCGGGCCGAAGGCAAGCTGGGCCTGCTGGAGCTGACGGCAGGCGGCACGTTGTTTCTCGATGGCGTCGGTGAAATGAGCCCGCGCTTGCAGGTCAAGTTGCTGCGTTTTCTGCAGGATGGCTGCTTCCGGCGCGTCGGCAGTGATGAAGAGGTGTACCTCGATGTCCGGGTGATGTGCGCCACTCAGGTCGACTTGTCCGAATTGTGTGCCCGCGGCGAGTTTCGCCAGGACCTTTACCATCGCCTCAACGTGTTGTCGCTGCATATACCGCCGCTGCGCGATTGCCTGGATGGCCTGGAGCCGCTGGTCGAGCACTTTCTGGATCAGGCCAGCCGGCAAATCGGCTGCCCGCTGCCTCGCCTGGCTCCGGCAGCGATGGATCGCCTGAGCCACTACCATTGGCCGGGTAACGTGCGCCAGCTGGAGAACGTGCTGTTCCAGGCGGTTTCGTTGTGTGACGGCGGGGTGGTCAAGGCTGAACATATTCGTCTGCCGGATTACGGCGTACGGCAACCGGTGGGCGAGTTTTCCCTGGACGGCGGCCTCGATCAGATTGTCGGGCGTTTCGAGAAGGCAGTGCTGGAGCGCTTGTATTCCGAGCACCCGAGCAGCCGTCTGCTGGGTAAGCGGCTTGGGGTTTCCCATACCACCATCGCTAACAAGCTGCGCGAGTACGACATCATCAAGCCGGGTAAAGAGTCCTGA
- the phhA gene encoding phenylalanine 4-monooxygenase, whose amino-acid sequence MKQTKYVAREPDATGFIDYTPAEHAVWNTLITRQLKLLDGRACPEYMEGIEKLGLPHDRIPQLDEINQVLAATTGWQVARVPALIPFQTFFELLANKQFPVATFIRTPEELDYLQEPDIFHEIFGHCPLLTNPWFAEFTHTYGKLGLQASKEQRVYLARLYWMTIEFGLVDTPQGKRIYGGGILSSPKETVYSLSSEPEHQVFDPLEAMRTPYRIDILQPLYFVLPDLKRLFDLAHEDIMGMVEKGMTMGLHAPKFAPKPKAA is encoded by the coding sequence ATGAAGCAAACGAAATACGTCGCCCGCGAGCCGGATGCCACTGGCTTTATCGACTACACACCTGCCGAACACGCGGTGTGGAATACGCTGATCACCCGCCAGCTGAAGCTGCTCGACGGTCGCGCCTGTCCGGAATACATGGAAGGCATCGAAAAACTGGGCCTGCCCCACGATCGCATCCCGCAGCTGGACGAAATCAACCAGGTACTGGCTGCCACCACCGGCTGGCAAGTCGCCCGCGTACCGGCCCTGATCCCGTTCCAGACTTTTTTTGAATTGCTGGCCAATAAGCAATTCCCGGTAGCGACCTTTATTCGCACCCCGGAAGAGCTGGACTACCTGCAAGAACCCGATATTTTCCACGAGATTTTCGGCCATTGCCCGCTGCTGACCAACCCGTGGTTTGCCGAGTTCACCCACACCTACGGCAAGCTGGGCCTGCAGGCGAGCAAAGAACAGCGCGTGTACCTCGCCCGCCTGTACTGGATGACCATCGAGTTCGGCCTGGTCGACACCCCGCAAGGCAAGCGCATTTATGGTGGCGGAATTCTTTCTTCGCCTAAAGAAACGGTTTACAGCCTGTCCTCAGAACCTGAACATCAGGTGTTCGATCCGCTGGAAGCCATGCGCACCCCGTATCGCATCGATATTTTGCAACCGCTGTATTTTGTCCTCCCGGACTTGAAGCGGCTGTTCGACCTGGCCCATGAAGACATTATGGGCATGGTGGAAAAAGGCATGACGATGGGCCTGCACGCGCCAAAATTTGCCCCGAAACCCAAAGCTGCGTAA
- a CDS encoding 4a-hydroxytetrahydrobiopterin dehydratase, with product MNALNQAHCEACRADAPQVSDEELPILIKQIPDWNIEVRDGVMQLEKVFLFKNFKFALAFTNAVGEIAEAEGHHPGLLTEWGKVTVTWWSHSIKGLHRNDFIMAARTDEVAKTAEGRK from the coding sequence ATGAACGCACTGAACCAAGCCCACTGCGAAGCCTGCCGCGCCGATGCTCCCCAGGTCAGCGACGAAGAACTGCCGATCCTGATCAAACAGATCCCGGACTGGAACATTGAAGTTCGCGACGGCGTCATGCAGCTGGAAAAGGTCTTTCTGTTCAAGAATTTCAAATTTGCCCTGGCGTTTACCAATGCCGTGGGTGAAATCGCTGAAGCTGAAGGCCATCACCCTGGCCTGCTGACTGAGTGGGGCAAAGTCACCGTGACCTGGTGGAGCCACTCGATCAAGGGCCTGCATCGCAACGACTTCATCATGGCTGCACGCACTGACGAAGTGGCCAAAACTGCCGAAGGTCGCAAGTAA
- a CDS encoding amino acid aminotransferase, giving the protein MHFADIGRVPGDPILGLMDAYQQDTNPDKFDLGVGVYKDANGLTPILQSVKQAEQRLVDQQQTKTYIGGHGDSRFGQLISELVLGADSPLLGARRAGATQTPGGTGALRLSADFIAQCLPGRGIWLSDPTWPIHETIFAAAGLKISHYPYVGSDNRLNVAAMLATLEQAPKGDVVLLHACCHNPTGFDLSKSDWLQVLDVVRRRELLPLIDFAYQGFGDGLQADAWSTRLFASELPEVLITSSCSKNFGLYRERVGALLVCAQDAEKLTDIRSQLAYLARNLWSNPPDHGAAVVATILGDEQLKTLWAEEVEAMRSRIAQLRGGLVEALTPFGLAEHFAHINEQRGMFSYTGLTADQVKLLREKHSVYMVGSGRANIAGVDGTRLNLLAKAIAQVCER; this is encoded by the coding sequence ATGCACTTTGCCGATATTGGTCGGGTACCGGGCGACCCGATTCTCGGTTTGATGGACGCCTATCAACAGGACACTAACCCGGACAAGTTCGACCTGGGCGTGGGCGTCTATAAAGATGCCAATGGCCTGACGCCGATCCTGCAGTCGGTCAAACAGGCCGAGCAGCGCCTGGTGGACCAGCAACAGACCAAAACCTATATCGGCGGGCATGGCGACAGCCGCTTCGGGCAATTGATCAGCGAGCTGGTACTGGGCGCTGACTCCCCTTTGCTCGGCGCCCGCCGTGCGGGTGCCACCCAGACCCCGGGCGGCACGGGTGCGCTGCGCCTGAGCGCGGATTTCATTGCGCAGTGCCTGCCGGGACGCGGTATCTGGCTGAGCGACCCGACCTGGCCGATCCACGAAACCATCTTTGCCGCGGCCGGCCTGAAAATCAGCCACTACCCGTATGTGGGCAGCGACAATCGACTCAACGTCGCGGCGATGCTGGCCACCCTGGAGCAAGCGCCCAAAGGTGACGTGGTACTGCTGCATGCCTGCTGCCACAACCCGACCGGGTTCGATCTGTCCAAGTCCGACTGGTTGCAGGTGCTCGACGTGGTGCGCCGCCGCGAGCTGCTGCCGCTGATCGACTTCGCGTATCAGGGCTTCGGCGACGGCCTGCAAGCTGACGCCTGGTCTACTCGCCTGTTCGCCAGCGAACTGCCGGAAGTGCTGATCACCAGCTCCTGCTCAAAGAACTTCGGCCTGTATCGCGAACGTGTCGGGGCATTGCTGGTGTGCGCCCAGGATGCCGAGAAACTGACGGATATCCGCAGCCAGCTGGCCTACCTGGCCCGCAACCTGTGGTCCAACCCGCCAGACCATGGCGCCGCTGTCGTGGCGACCATCCTCGGTGACGAGCAACTGAAAACCCTGTGGGCCGAAGAAGTCGAAGCCATGCGCAGCCGCATTGCGCAACTGCGCGGCGGCCTGGTTGAAGCCCTGACGCCGTTCGGCCTGGCCGAGCACTTTGCCCATATCAATGAGCAACGCGGGATGTTTTCTTACACGGGACTGACAGCCGACCAGGTCAAACTGTTGCGGGAAAAACACAGCGTGTACATGGTCGGTTCCGGCCGTGCCAACATCGCCGGTGTGGACGGTACCCGCCTGAACCTGCTGGCCAAGGCCATTGCTCAGGTCTGCGAGCGCTAG
- a CDS encoding MFS transporter — MPETQRPLAVTLQVVSIVLFTFIGYLNIGIPLAVLPGYVHNQLGYGTVIAGLVISLQYLATLLSRPYASRIIDNLGSKRAVMYGLAGCGLSGVFMLVSSWLSAAPALSLACLLIGRLVLGSAESLVGSGAIGWGIGRVGSQNTAKVISWNGIASYGAIAIGAPLGVMMVKQWGIWSMGASIIALGIVGLLLAWPKRAAPIVSGVRLPFLHVLGRVLPHGTGLALGSIGFGTIATFITLYYATNHWENAVLCLSLFGASFIGARLLFGNLINRIGGFKVAIVCLSVETLGLLLLWLAPNPELALAGAALSGFGFSLVFPALGVEAVNLVPASSRGAAVGAYSLFIDLSLGITGPLVGAVAAGFGFASIFLFAALAAFSGLLLSVYLYRQAKAARAG; from the coding sequence ATGCCTGAAACACAACGTCCTCTGGCAGTTACCCTGCAAGTGGTCTCCATCGTCCTGTTCACCTTTATCGGTTATCTCAATATCGGCATCCCGCTGGCCGTCTTGCCCGGCTACGTCCATAACCAGCTGGGTTATGGCACCGTGATCGCCGGGCTGGTGATCAGCCTGCAATACCTGGCCACGCTGCTGAGCCGCCCCTATGCCAGCCGCATTATCGATAACCTGGGCAGCAAGCGTGCCGTCATGTACGGCCTGGCAGGCTGCGGCCTGAGCGGCGTGTTCATGCTGGTGTCCAGCTGGCTGTCGGCGGCACCGGCCTTGAGCTTGGCCTGCCTGCTGATCGGCCGCCTGGTGCTGGGCAGCGCAGAAAGCCTGGTCGGCTCGGGCGCCATCGGTTGGGGGATCGGCCGCGTTGGCTCGCAGAACACCGCCAAGGTGATTTCCTGGAACGGCATTGCCAGCTACGGCGCCATTGCCATCGGCGCCCCGCTGGGGGTCATGATGGTCAAGCAATGGGGCATCTGGAGCATGGGCGCCAGCATCATCGCCCTCGGCATCGTGGGCCTGCTGCTGGCATGGCCAAAACGCGCCGCGCCCATCGTCAGCGGTGTGCGCCTACCGTTTCTGCATGTCCTGGGACGCGTCCTGCCCCACGGTACCGGGCTGGCGCTGGGCTCCATCGGCTTCGGCACCATCGCGACGTTCATCACCCTGTACTACGCGACGAATCACTGGGAAAACGCCGTGTTGTGCCTGAGCCTGTTTGGCGCCAGCTTCATCGGTGCGCGCCTGTTGTTCGGCAACCTGATCAACCGTATCGGCGGATTCAAAGTAGCCATTGTCTGCCTCAGCGTCGAAACCCTGGGTTTGCTGTTGCTGTGGCTGGCACCGAACCCTGAACTGGCCCTGGCGGGTGCTGCCTTGAGCGGTTTCGGCTTCTCGCTGGTGTTTCCGGCCTTGGGCGTCGAAGCGGTCAACCTGGTCCCGGCGTCCAGCCGGGGCGCCGCCGTGGGCGCTTACTCGCTGTTTATCGACCTGTCACTGGGCATTACCGGCCCACTGGTAGGCGCCGTGGCCGCAGGCTTTGGCTTTGCCTCGATCTTTTTGTTCGCCGCCCTGGCGGCGTTTAGCGGGCTATTGCTGAGCGTTTATCTGTATCGGCAGGCCAAGGCGGCGCGAGCCGGGTAG
- the arfB gene encoding alternative ribosome rescue aminoacyl-tRNA hydrolase ArfB, with translation MLVISNNVHIPDAEIELTAIRAQGAGGQNVNKVSSAMHLRFDIPNSSLPPFYKERLLALRDSRITSDGVLIIKAQQYRTQEQNRADALERLAELILSATKVEKKRRPTKPTLGSKKRRLESKTKRGNIKAGRGKVDF, from the coding sequence ATGCTGGTCATTTCCAATAACGTTCATATCCCCGATGCCGAGATCGAACTGACGGCGATTCGTGCCCAGGGCGCGGGCGGGCAGAACGTCAATAAAGTCTCAAGTGCGATGCACTTGCGCTTCGACATCCCTAATTCTTCGCTGCCGCCGTTTTACAAGGAACGTCTGCTGGCGTTGCGTGACAGCCGGATCACCAGCGATGGCGTGCTGATCATCAAGGCCCAGCAATACCGTACCCAGGAGCAGAATCGCGCGGATGCGCTGGAGCGGCTGGCCGAGTTGATTCTGAGCGCGACCAAGGTCGAGAAAAAACGTCGACCGACCAAACCCACCCTGGGTTCAAAAAAGCGTCGCCTCGAATCCAAGACCAAGCGCGGCAACATCAAGGCCGGGCGGGGCAAGGTGGACTTTTAA
- a CDS encoding amino acid permease: MSGQTSHSGELKRGLKNRHIQLIALGGAIGTGLFLGSAGVLKSAGPSMILGYAICGFIAFMIMRQLGEMIVEEPVAGSFSHFAHKYWGGFAGFMSGWNCWVLYILVGMSELTAVGKYVHYWWPEIPTWASAAAFFILINLINLTNVKVFGEAEFWFAIIKVVAIVGMIALGSYLLLSGSGGPQASVSNLWEHGGFFPNGTTGLIMAMAFIMFSFGGLEMLGFTAAEADKPRTVIPKAINQVIYRILIFYIGALVVLLSLTPWDSLLETLNAGGDSYSSSPFVQVFSMLGSNTAAHILNFVVLTAALSVYNSGTYCNSRMLLGMAQQGDAPKALAKIDKRGVPVNSILASAAVTVIAVLLNYLMPHDALELLMSLVVATLVINWAMISFSHLKFRQHMNKTAQVPLFKALWYPYGNYVCLAFVVFILVIMLMIPGIRVSVYAIPVWVVFMWGCYLLKNKRALQASAAASYGSAAK; encoded by the coding sequence ATGAGTGGACAAACCTCGCATTCGGGCGAGCTTAAACGCGGCCTGAAAAATCGTCATATCCAGCTGATTGCCCTTGGTGGGGCGATTGGTACTGGCCTGTTCCTCGGCTCGGCCGGGGTACTGAAGTCTGCCGGCCCGTCGATGATCCTGGGCTATGCGATTTGCGGCTTTATTGCCTTTATGATCATGCGCCAGCTCGGCGAAATGATCGTCGAAGAGCCCGTAGCCGGCTCTTTCAGCCACTTTGCGCATAAATACTGGGGCGGTTTTGCCGGTTTTATGTCGGGCTGGAACTGTTGGGTGCTGTACATCCTGGTTGGCATGTCAGAGCTGACCGCGGTCGGCAAATACGTGCACTACTGGTGGCCGGAGATCCCGACCTGGGCCTCGGCAGCAGCCTTCTTCATTCTGATCAACCTGATCAACCTGACCAACGTCAAAGTGTTTGGCGAGGCCGAGTTCTGGTTCGCAATCATTAAGGTAGTGGCGATCGTCGGCATGATTGCCCTGGGCAGCTATTTGCTGCTCAGCGGCAGCGGTGGCCCTCAGGCTTCGGTTAGCAACTTGTGGGAACACGGTGGCTTCTTCCCGAACGGTACGACCGGCCTGATCATGGCCATGGCCTTTATCATGTTCTCCTTCGGTGGTCTGGAAATGCTCGGTTTCACCGCAGCCGAAGCTGACAAACCGCGCACCGTGATCCCCAAGGCGATCAACCAGGTGATCTACCGCATCCTGATTTTCTACATCGGTGCACTGGTGGTTCTGCTGTCGCTGACCCCGTGGGACTCGTTGCTGGAAACCCTGAATGCCGGTGGCGACAGCTACAGCAGCAGCCCGTTCGTGCAAGTGTTCTCGATGCTGGGCAGCAACACCGCTGCGCACATCCTCAACTTTGTGGTTCTGACGGCAGCGTTGTCGGTGTACAACAGCGGTACCTACTGCAACAGCCGCATGCTGTTGGGCATGGCTCAGCAGGGCGATGCGCCCAAGGCGCTGGCCAAAATCGACAAGCGCGGTGTACCGGTCAACTCGATCCTGGCGTCGGCGGCGGTCACTGTGATTGCGGTGTTGCTCAACTACCTGATGCCGCACGATGCGCTGGAATTGCTGATGTCGCTGGTGGTCGCCACCCTGGTGATCAACTGGGCGATGATCAGCTTCTCGCACCTCAAGTTCCGCCAGCACATGAACAAGACCGCTCAGGTTCCGCTGTTCAAGGCGCTGTGGTATCCGTACGGCAACTACGTTTGCCTGGCATTCGTGGTGTTCATTCTGGTCATCATGTTGATGATTCCGGGCATCCGCGTGTCGGTGTACGCGATTCCGGTGTGGGTCGTCTTTATGTGGGGCTGCTACCTGCTCAAGAACAAGCGCGCACTGCAAGCTTCGGCAGCGGCGTCTTACGGCTCAGCTGCCAAATAA
- the rluB gene encoding 23S rRNA pseudouridine(2605) synthase RluB, translating into MSDLDPKDSQEIGPAGEKLQKVLARIGVGSRRDVESWISQGRIKVNGKDATLGLRVDLHDAISIDGKVIKREEAAESVRRVIMYNKPDGEICTRDDPEGRPTVFDKLPRPKEGRWINIGRLDINTTGLLMFTTDGELANRLMHPSYEMDREYAVRVRGEVDDDMIERLKAGVVLEDGPARFTDIKQAPGGEGFNHWYHCVVMEGRNREVRRLWESQGLVVSRLKRVRFGPVFLNSDLPMGRWREMSQYEVDILSAEVGLTPVAMPVLNAKSKDKLERLQRKSSRPVARADRVARTLRPAEGAPLAPRPARQPHIEGERPSRPARDEAPRPARKPSGRTDRVPAGRGAPVAERPSEVNKRPTKPSRTGPKLVDDAPSGKRRGAPAGSGQRPGFGRRKPQ; encoded by the coding sequence ATGAGTGATCTAGACCCTAAAGACAGCCAGGAAATTGGCCCAGCAGGCGAAAAACTGCAAAAAGTTCTCGCCCGTATTGGCGTGGGTTCACGTCGCGACGTAGAGAGTTGGATCAGCCAGGGCCGGATCAAGGTCAATGGCAAGGATGCAACCCTGGGTCTGCGCGTAGACCTGCATGACGCCATTTCCATCGATGGCAAGGTGATCAAGCGTGAAGAGGCTGCCGAGTCGGTACGCCGCGTGATCATGTACAACAAGCCCGATGGCGAAATCTGCACCCGTGACGACCCGGAAGGCCGTCCGACCGTATTCGACAAGTTGCCGCGTCCAAAAGAAGGCCGCTGGATCAACATCGGTCGTCTCGACATCAATACTACCGGCTTGCTGATGTTCACCACTGATGGTGAGCTGGCGAACCGCTTGATGCACCCTTCCTACGAAATGGACCGTGAATACGCGGTACGTGTACGTGGCGAAGTGGATGACGACATGATCGAGCGCCTCAAGGCCGGCGTTGTGCTGGAAGACGGCCCGGCGCGTTTCACCGACATCAAGCAGGCTCCGGGTGGTGAAGGCTTCAACCACTGGTATCACTGCGTGGTGATGGAAGGCCGTAACCGTGAAGTACGTCGCCTGTGGGAATCCCAGGGCCTGGTGGTCAGCCGCCTGAAGCGCGTGCGTTTTGGTCCGGTATTCCTCAACTCCGACCTGCCGATGGGTCGCTGGCGCGAAATGAGCCAGTACGAGGTGGATATCCTCAGTGCTGAAGTCGGTCTTACGCCTGTTGCCATGCCGGTACTGAACGCCAAGAGCAAAGACAAGCTTGAACGCCTGCAGCGCAAGTCGTCGCGCCCTGTGGCCCGTGCTGACCGTGTTGCGCGTACTTTGCGCCCGGCTGAAGGTGCTCCGTTGGCACCACGTCCGGCGCGTCAGCCGCACATCGAAGGCGAACGCCCGTCGCGTCCGGCCCGTGATGAAGCGCCACGTCCGGCCCGCAAGCCGTCGGGTCGTACCGATCGTGTGCCGGCAGGCCGCGGTGCACCAGTGGCTGAGCGTCCGAGCGAGGTCAACAAGCGTCCGACCAAGCCGAGCCGCACCGGTCCAAAACTGGTTGACGATGCGCCGTCCGGCAAGCGCCGTGGTGCACCGGCCGGTTCCGGCCAGCGTCCAGGCTTCGGTCGCCGCAAGCCGCAGTAA
- the scpB gene encoding SMC-Scp complex subunit ScpB — translation MNLTEPRELAPLLEAFLLASGKPQGLERLYELFEENERPEPAVFKKALELLRKSCEGRAFELKEVASGYRLQIREKFSPWVGRLWEERPQRYSRAMLETMALIAYRQPITRGEIEDVRGVAVNSHIVKTLLEREWIRVVGYRDVPGKPAMFATTKGFLDHFNLKNLDDLPPLAELRELEPDPILDFDDAPVPAHLQALADESAEPEEPRDETSFRTLLVELDTMEDGLKTDFDDLLRDGAPSAEPEPAEPEPEPEPKSEPEPEPVPEPKPDAAALARERLRAVVAALEQRAALSDEELEAQALADAIEQERRERED, via the coding sequence ATGAATTTGACTGAACCCCGCGAGCTGGCCCCCTTGCTTGAGGCCTTTTTGCTGGCCTCGGGAAAGCCGCAAGGCCTTGAGCGGCTGTATGAGTTGTTTGAAGAGAACGAGCGTCCCGAGCCGGCGGTGTTCAAAAAAGCCCTTGAGCTGCTGCGCAAGTCTTGTGAAGGGCGGGCGTTTGAGCTGAAGGAAGTCGCGTCGGGCTATCGCCTGCAGATACGCGAGAAGTTTTCGCCGTGGGTCGGTCGGTTATGGGAAGAACGCCCTCAGCGTTATTCGCGGGCTATGCTGGAAACCATGGCGCTGATTGCCTATCGTCAACCGATCACCCGTGGTGAAATCGAGGACGTGCGAGGTGTGGCCGTCAACAGCCATATCGTCAAAACCTTGCTGGAGCGTGAGTGGATTCGCGTGGTGGGCTATCGCGACGTACCGGGCAAGCCCGCGATGTTTGCGACGACCAAAGGCTTTCTTGATCACTTCAACCTGAAGAACCTCGACGATTTACCGCCGCTGGCCGAATTGCGCGAGCTGGAACCCGATCCGATCCTCGACTTCGACGATGCGCCGGTGCCCGCACACCTTCAGGCCCTGGCCGATGAAAGTGCAGAACCGGAAGAACCCAGGGATGAAACCAGCTTCCGCACCTTGCTGGTGGAACTCGACACCATGGAAGACGGACTTAAAACGGATTTCGATGACCTGTTGCGTGACGGCGCACCCAGCGCAGAGCCGGAGCCAGCGGAACCAGAACCGGAACCAGAACCGAAATCAGAGCCAGAACCGGAGCCAGTCCCGGAACCCAAGCCAGATGCCGCGGCCTTGGCCCGTGAACGATTGCGGGCTGTCGTGGCGGCACTTGAGCAGCGCGCGGCGCTGAGCGACGAAGAGCTGGAAGCCCAGGCCCTGGCCGACGCCATCGAGCAGGAACGCCGCGAACGCGAGGATTGA
- a CDS encoding segregation and condensation protein A: protein MEVFLDAFEGPLDLLLYLIRKQNIDILDIPVAEITRQYMGYVELMKTVRLELAAEYLVMAAMLAEIKSRMLLPRSAEIEEDEGDPRAELIRRLQQYERFKAAAEGLDGLSRVGRDVVVPKLDAPEARARKLVPDVALEELLMSMAEVLRRSDMFENHQVSREALSTRERMSEVLERLKGGGFVPFVDLFTAEEGRLGVVVTFMAVLELVKESLVELVQNEPYAAIHVRARAE from the coding sequence CTGGAGGTGTTTCTTGACGCCTTCGAAGGCCCGCTCGACTTGCTGCTGTACCTGATCCGCAAGCAGAACATCGATATTCTCGACATCCCGGTGGCGGAAATCACCCGCCAGTACATGGGCTATGTCGAGCTGATGAAAACCGTGCGCCTGGAGCTGGCCGCGGAGTACCTGGTGATGGCGGCCATGCTGGCCGAGATCAAGTCGCGCATGTTGCTCCCGCGCTCGGCTGAAATTGAAGAGGATGAGGGCGATCCGCGGGCCGAGCTGATCCGTCGTTTGCAGCAGTACGAGCGATTCAAGGCGGCTGCCGAAGGCCTTGATGGCTTGAGCCGGGTAGGGCGCGATGTGGTGGTGCCCAAGCTCGATGCCCCTGAAGCCCGCGCACGCAAGCTGGTGCCCGATGTCGCGCTCGAGGAGCTGCTGATGTCGATGGCTGAAGTGTTGCGCCGCAGTGACATGTTTGAAAATCACCAGGTCAGCCGTGAAGCCCTGTCGACCCGCGAGCGTATGAGCGAGGTGCTGGAGCGTCTCAAGGGCGGCGGTTTTGTGCCGTTTGTCGACTTGTTCACCGCAGAGGAAGGTCGTCTTGGCGTGGTCGTGACGTTTATGGCCGTGCTTGAGCTGGTCAAAGAGTCGCTGGTTGAGCTGGTCCAGAATGAACCCTACGCGGCCATCCACGTACGGGCGAGAGCCGAATAA
- a CDS encoding L-threonylcarbamoyladenylate synthase has translation MSQFFQIHPENPQARLIKQAVDIIKKGGVVIYPTDSSYAVGCQMGDKSAIERIKRLRNLDDKHNFTLMCCDLSQLGLFAKVDTGTFRLLKAHTPGPYTFILNATREVPRLLLHPKRRTIGMRVPSHPIALALLAELNEPLMSVTLILPGEAEPMEDPYEIRDALEKHVDLIIDGGFGGHKASTVISLVDGDPEVVRVGCGDPQPFMVEA, from the coding sequence GTGAGTCAATTTTTCCAGATTCATCCGGAAAACCCACAAGCGCGTCTGATTAAACAGGCCGTCGACATTATCAAAAAAGGTGGGGTGGTGATTTACCCCACCGATTCGTCCTACGCTGTGGGTTGCCAGATGGGCGACAAAAGCGCGATTGAACGGATCAAGCGCCTGCGTAACCTGGACGACAAGCACAACTTCACCCTGATGTGCTGTGACCTGTCGCAGCTGGGGCTGTTTGCCAAGGTCGATACCGGCACGTTCCGTCTGCTCAAGGCCCATACGCCGGGTCCGTACACCTTTATCCTCAATGCCACCCGTGAAGTGCCGCGACTGTTGCTGCACCCCAAGCGTCGTACCATCGGCATGCGGGTGCCGAGTCACCCGATTGCGCTGGCGCTGCTGGCCGAACTGAACGAACCGCTGATGAGTGTGACCCTGATTCTGCCGGGTGAAGCCGAGCCGATGGAAGATCCGTACGAGATCCGCGACGCCCTTGAAAAACACGTCGACCTGATCATTGACGGCGGCTTTGGCGGGCACAAGGCATCCACCGTGATCAGCCTGGTTGATGGTGATCCGGAAGTGGTGCGTGTCGGTTGCGGCGATCCTCAGCCCTTTATGGTCGAGGCCTGA